Within Dermatophagoides farinae isolate YC_2012a chromosome 8, ASM2471394v1, whole genome shotgun sequence, the genomic segment AAAATCTTGATGGCATGATaatcaggttttttttttggtcccCCTATTCAAATTCACTTTTACTGTATTTGAATGTTTATGATAAAGAGAatttctagaaaaaaaaattgatcctACCAAACAATTACTCCATCTCAACCACCTGGTGTGTGTTCAAAATAGTattccaaatgaaaaaaaattctatcaaAAACTAAGTTAttgtccttttttttcaagagaaaaaataaatttattcgaCAAACCTAATCATCATGACAATAATCATGTTATCATGAGAAAAacatgtttatttttcacatgttgttgttgttgttgttgttgttttgttatttacttattttttttattttttatttattcttttttttttgttcatccaaAAGCAATAAGTACAAAATGTTTTACGTCCATCcattaatgattatgataatgtgaaatcaaatcgattaatcgaaattaaatttaaagaaAATAACTATGAAATCATCTGTGAAATCCAAAACGTATTGATGACGTATAAATTATCCTTCAATCAGTCATTTTAgttaaatcaataataacgaaATTATCAAgaatgaacaacaagaagTGCAATTTAATACTTAAGAAATATacatgatgaaatcaataaaaaataaatgtttacGAATTCATCAGTATTATTTCAATGAGATAAGCAACAGTTAACTATAGTTGTTTGTGTGAAgtattttgaaataataatgctcatcatcatataatttaattaaattaaacaGGATGGGAAGAGATTTAAacaatatcgaaaaaaaaaatcaaaaacaatgttCGTGAGAATGTACGATTAtttgttgtcaaaaaaatcaattgatgttggataatgaaaacaacataTCCGACAAAAATACAATATAAACACGAAACAACTAGTATCGAAACCAAATGCAAAGcgaaagaagaagaaataaaatcaaagagAAGGGAACctgtttgaaaatgaataggGGCTAATCGATACGACCAGTTCTAAAGTACGAAATGGCTACTACTTAGAgcaatttgaataaatttgaattaataggtacattgaaaaaaaaagaaagtgtGAATGATTTGGTGGCAATCTCTTCAACAGttctttttgattattgcttattttattcatttcttgATTATGAATGCATTCAATGGAAATGAGCGATTCAAATGGCTATATCCAATTCATGAACATGAATTTTAACGAATAAAATCCTATTCAAAAATCTATTagttaaatttttcaattttaaccAATCATTGTGCTTTGGTGGTGATTATTCTCGATCATCATCCCACATAGGTTTCATTTATGATTAGTTTGATTTCTTGAGTTGGATGATCTGGATCCGGTAAAATGTGTGATATCTTTGCCTGTTATTTCCACAGGTCCATTGCGGCTTTTCAGCACTGATGATAGTGAACGGCGTTTactattgatttttttccattttaaaattaaaaaaaaaataaattcttattacaaattaatcaataaaacaaaccTTTCAGTATAGCCATTCATATAGTTAAATTGAATCTCTTCGACAATAATTCGACTATTAGTTGAACTAGAAAGACCACTATTTATACCTGGAATCGCGGTAATAGCTTTATCAATACTAACTGCAACCACATTCGGTAACACCTTATTTGTCAATGTTGCATCTACTGATTCGATGCGACCAAGTgattttttggatttatGTAAATAGGTATATTCTTTGTTTGGTTCAAATTTTCTATCCATTAGAATATTTTCGCTGAAATCGTTTCGTAGACTGCCAGTAATGTTCATGGATAATCGACCATCAAAAGTAGGAAAGGAATTTCCGGTTCGAAgcttatttttaaaaattaataattaattcaaCACCAAGGATAATCTAAATATTAAAACTATACCTTGATctgatagaaaaaatatgataaagGTTGGTCTTTCTGTGTATCAATATAATAGATGATCGGTTCTCGCCATTCTTTTGataatttctgtttttgccACCAATCAAACCATCTACCAAAGGGTTTACAATCATCTGAACCATCACGACAGGTACCACATCGGCCAGCTTCAAATGCTTCATAGTTTTTGCATCGATAACCCATTGattcgaaatcatcatctttcaattcatcatatttcattaatttataaGTGACAAATAGATGCGAGCAAGCTACTGTTTCTTGTCCTCCTTCATATACTCCTTTTGTCAATGGTGCCGCAATTCCGGAAACGGAATCGCAACCGGGCTGTGTTTCACCCccattgggaaaaaaattatagtgACCAGACGGGGTGAGTGTTCCTAAGCCATCGAGTAAGTTCTTACCACCATTTGTATGGATGGATACAACTAATTTTGCATCATTCGGAACTAGACGACCGTCTTCGCTAACATCATTGAATGCTGGACCAGCAGGATCAAGACCAAGTATCAATCGTACTTTCGGATTACGTAAACGTTTGCCAGCAAAACCACTAATTTGTCCTCCTAAACTATGTCCCATAATTGtataatgatcattgtttGTATTGTAAacgttgttcattttttcaataaattttgcaATTATAGCACCAACCAATCTGGTATTGGATGATGACTGTAAATAGTTCACATGAATTGAACCACCACGCCAATCGACAGCTATAACATTCAATGAACATGGTTGTGCTCGTAGAATAAGATCTTTTAAATCTCCCATCCACTTGAATTGAGTATAATAATCTACGTAACCATGTATTATAAATATTGTAcgtttttttggatcatagTTGATATTATGCAAATCTCTTTCAGTTACGTTATATGGTAAAATAGTTGGATTATAACGATCACGACAGGAGAATACATGGAATTTCGTATCAATATTTTCGGGAGAATCAGGATAATGACCAAATACATTTGCCGTTTGAATGTCGTTGCTCAATTGAGCTTTTTTAAAACAACCAAATTCACCATAACAAACTTCATctatgatttgaattttcaaaaaaaaaatatgtaacTTAACATTGTAtacaattaatgatgatttttaaataaaaaaaaattatacctTTATTTTGACCATTGCATTCAATATATGTTATAGAAATAATGAAGATTACAGAtgaaatacaaatgaatgatttataCATTTTTAATCCAATTCGTTAactatatattcaaattgttCAGATGGTAAacaataaaacgaaaaaataaacgctaaaatagaaagaaaaaaaaagatgaaattaaaattcatgttcacacacacacaagtgtttatataataattttatataaattaatcatcaataatcaataatgattgatttatgatcgttgatgttgaaatgattttaccattgatttttaaatttagtacaattatcaaaaaaaaaaaaaaaattagaatttcAAAACACATAaacagacagaaaaaaaattgattgaataaaaaaatcattcgattcgaattaATAGACACACATAGATACACAAAATGTATGTAACAACCACTACGTTAAAAATATCGATGGCATTCAATGATGACTgattataaaatttaaaaaaaaaaaaaattttggtatttttttccgattgGACTTTGAATTTACTCATAAACCTGAATGAATTGTCTATATATCTTTGTTTCAGTTCACTAGCACGTATATATGGGCAATCCATGTGATTATCAATGTCTGTcaatagaatttttgttgattaattttttttttcaaattttcattcaatataatcaatgattagtaggaaaaaaataaccaatcattaccatcatcatcattatcattatgatggtaaaaaaaacatgataattataaattatttgatttgattgataaataataaacttTGTGATTGgccttgaattttttttttgtcaaacatatgaccaaaaaaacaacaacaacaacaacaaccaaattctttttatctTTTGGCATGTGTCATTTTTGTGAGAATAtgttattcaaaaaaaatttttttgtaaaaacatttaagaataatatataaatcttCTTAACCTCAACatacaaaaataatcaattcaacaaGATTTGTATTGCAAAATCACTTGAATAGCGTgatggtttttgtttcttcccATATCGCCGCCagtatttcatttgaaatttcattttttttctcttgtgtacaatgaaataattatgaaaacaaacaaacaaacaaacaaaaaaaacgataaacaCTTGTTgcttgtaaaaaaaaatggaataattCCAATGGAATATTGGCccctctctctttttttttatcggtTATGAATACAATATATCCGAGGGCATTGTATGTGAGATATTATAAAATCACTAATATCACATGTCAATGTGCTATGTTGAgaggcgaaaaaaaaatgaaaaaaaaaattcgaacaaAGCTTTATGACGATTTTtatgtagatttttttttttaaatgaaattcataataatttcttcCATAGTAAATTGGCCAAATATAATTTCACATAAACATCATGAAATGCTGGACCAGTTGGATCAAAACCAAATGTTAATCATGCATTGACCAATCTGGTATtagatgatgacaatcaaaataatttgaattgagTGATACATTAAAAAAAGGTGTGAATAATTTAGTGACAATCTCTtggacagttttttttttttttgattatcacttttattcatttcttgattatgaatggattcaataaaaatgaacgatTAAAATGGCTATATCCAATTCGTGAACATAAATTTTAACGAATAAAATCTTAGACTTTTTTCTAAATTACTTTTAAAAATCCTATTCAAAAATCTAATAATTAAGTTTTTCAATGTTAACCAAACATTGTGCTTCGAGGGTGATTATCTTCGATCATCATCCCACATGTGTTTCATTTATGATTAGTTTAATTTCTATATTGTTagatgatttaaatttggTGAAATGTGTGACATCTTTGTTTGTTACTTGCACGGGTCCATTTCGGCTTCTCAACACTGATGACAGTGAACGGCGTTTactattgatttttttcattttaaaattaaaaaaaaataaattcttattaccaatcaaataaataaataaaacaaacctTTCAGAATAGCTATTCAAGTAGTTGAATTGAATCTCTTCGACAACAATTTGACTTTTGATTAAACTGGGGAGATCAGCACTGGTCACTTCACTATTTACCTCAGGAATCGCGGTGATAGCTTTATCCATACTAACTGCAACCACCTTCGGTAACACCTTATTTGTCAATGTTAAATCTGCGGATTCGATACGACCAAGCGATTTTCTAGATTTATATAGATAGGTGTATTCTTTGTTtggttcaaattttttatccattagAATATTTTCGCTGAAATCGTTTCGTAGACTACCAGTAATGTTCATGGATAATCGACCATCAAAAGTAGGGAAGGAACTTCCGGTTCGAAgcttatttttaaaaattaataattaatccAACACCAAGGATAATCTAAATATTGAAACTATACCTTGATctgatagaaaaaatatgataaagGTTGGTCTTTCTGCGTATCAATATAATAGATGATCGGTTCTCGCCAttcttttgataatttttgtgtttgCCACCAATCAAACCATCTACCAAAGGGTTTACAATCATCTGAACCTTCACGACAATTGCCACACTGACCAGCTTCAAATGCTTCATAGTTTTTGCAGCGATAACCCATTGattcgaaatcatcatctttcgATTCATTATATTTCATCAACTTATAAACGACGAATAGATGCGAGCAAGCTACTGTCATTTGAAATCCTTCATATGCACCTTTTGTCAATGGTGCAGCAATTCCGGAAACGAAATCGCAACCAGGCTGTGTTTCACCCccattgggaaaaaaattatagtgACCAGACGGGTTGAGTGTACCTATGCCATCGAGGGCGTTCTTACCACCATTTGTATGGATAGATACAACTAATTTTGCATCATCCGGAACTAGACGACCGTCTTCGTTAACATCATTGAATGCTGGACCAGCTGGATCAAGACCAAGTATCAATCGTGCTTTCGGATTACGTAAATGTTTGCCAGTAAAACCACTAATTTGTCCTCCTAAACTATGTCCCATAATTGtataatgatcattgtcTGTCTTGTAaacattgttcattttttcaataaattttgcaATCATAGCGCCAACCAATCTGGTATTGGATGATGACTGTAAATAGTCGATATGCATTGAACCACCACGCCAATCGACAGCTATAACATTCAATGAACATGGCTTTGCTTGTAGAATAAGATCTTTTAAATCTCCCATCCACTTGAATTGagtataataatcaacataaCCATGTATTATAAATATTGTGcgtttttttggatcatagttcaaattatgaaaatctttttcagTTACGTTATAAGGCAAAATAGTTGGATTATAACGATCATGACAGGAAAATACATGGAATTTTGCATTAATTTTTTCGGGAGTATCAGGATAGTGACCAAATACATTTTCCGCTTTAATGTCCATGCTCAATTGAGCTTTTTTAAAACAACCAAATTCACCATAACAAACTTCATctatgatttgaattttcaaaaaaaaaatggaattcaACATCGTAtacaattaatgatgatttttaaataaaaaaattatacctTTATTTTGACCATTGCATTCAATATATGTTATGGAAATAATGAAGATTATAGAtgaaatacaaatgaatgatttataCATTTTTAATCCAATTCGTTAACTATAgtacaattattatataacaacaaaaaaaattggatgaataaaaaaaatcaatcgattcgaataaatttattataatagacacatacacaatgtATGTAACAACAGCTGcagaatttcaaaacaataacatttaataaaattcatcatcatcatataaaaacATTACCGAAATATGAACATTAACATGGAATATGTAAATCTTCACgatgaatattgaatattttgaagCTTCAAGATGTTAATTTACAGATTgtgaaaacaatttaaattttttttgttgaatttatttcaattcttcTAGGTGtgcaaagttttttttgtcaacagtgaagaaacagaaaattttttgtgaaaaatctttttcagATTTGCTGTATTTATAtagatttcaatgaaatcagTATCCATTATGTATAAGTAGACCTACAACCTAACCACTAATTGTCAAGCTACCACCGAAAAAAAccgtttcaaattttaagTTAATCAACAGAAATGGATTTGAATCGCTTCATCTGGATAATTCGACAAATTCCTAGTCGccataataacaaaaatgtgAACTGACATCCAAGTATTTGTATGCTTTGATCGATGACAATCGTAAATCCACTTCTGAAAGAattaaaacaatttattattattatggatctATGCAACCATGTCAGCTTGAAAACATACAAACGACAACCGTATAGctcaatcaaattaatggAGCTTGAAATTGTTTAAAAAGTGATCACagtgtttgaaaaaaaatcaaatctcaaaaccaaacaatccaaatcaaataaaaaaaaatgaatgatatcctgaaaaataaattgagtGATTACCCATCCCGTTGATGTGCGAATGtcatcagcaaaaaaaaaataaaaataaaatccataaaatcatcaacgaatgaaaagctgttggaaaaaaaattagaacaaAGAGGCATTagaaatatatgaaaatatattCCTTACGATGAATTTGGTTTGGTCATTGAAATTTGTGTATGCATAAATCAGAGCTCAACACTAGCTATTcatattattaatttcaatcattggatagagggagagagagagagagagagcgagagTAAAAGAATTAATTCTTTTCttgaaacaatgaacaaaaattctaatcATGTGATGCAATCatcaatcgtcatcatcatatgtgtatcgtaataataatataattctAGGTTAAGCCTCATACACATCCAtgacaagcaaaaaaaaaaaaaaagaaaaattcaattaaatgaataaacccaaaaaaaaaaattgtcggtACTGATCTGATTTGAATCGTAGTAgtatggaaatttttttttctggaccTTGATGACCGAAATCTACATTCAACTATATAGATTTGTATATTTATTTGGCAAGCAAATGTACTGAATGAAATCTATCTGATGGAAAATAtgtcaacaaacaaatgtggAAGACATGGATAAAGatagcacacacacacacacacacacacacatacaaatgtCCGGAGATGTATTTGCTTTTATCAACAttacaaaattcaatcatcaatttttttttttcataattccTCATAAGAATTTTAGTTCTACaatgtttttcaaatgataattgaattttctcaATGTTCTCCCagtgaattcaatgattctgtactcgttttattttgtttggtttcaATCATAATCGATACCACTGATAAAGTATGTTGGCCACAGATGTTATGTGcctgaattgaatttgaaagaaaaaaagaagaaaacaatttttttttcactttgatGCATCATCAAAGACAATTGGAATCTCATTCTTATTCGCTTTTTGTTGgtcagaatgatgattattataacatgatgatcatcataatttgttcattctGTTGTACAGTAATACCCCGCTTAACGCGGGGGTTACGTTCCAAAAATTCTGAGCGTTAAGCGAAACAGCGCTAAGCGGGGCTATCTTTACATAATGCATTTTTACCCTTCATATACAATGTAACAATGTAATGCAATGTAGGGTAATTATACAGCGTTATATCGAATCAGCGCTAAACGGGGCAGCGTTAAGCGGGGTATGAGTgtatataatttttctttttcattctatcaacaaacagaaaaaaaaatgtgtgaaaagaaaatcgaatcatcCAATTTTAAAGCTAATATGTATCTGTTTCATATCAAACATGGCCTTTTCTGGTTTAAATTCTAGAAAATTTCAAGGTTTTCTACCATCCTGTTTGAGTGTAGGACAAATGTGACAAAAATCTCTAAATAGTAAATGAAACCCAAACTAGATCATTCACAAATTATGTTTACAATGCCGGaaggatgttttttttatgtataTTAAAGTATCCAAGATaaatagttttttgttttctattgttgcatttttttcacaactAATTACTCATAGAAATTTTCACCATAATCCTTTGAGCAATATTAGATGTTTACACATGcacatttgatcaatttcaattcgtttgtatacaaataataataatgatgatgtttataacaacaaacaaacaaacaacaggGTTAACCAGAATcgtgacaaaaacaaaatagaaaataattcttctctttttctttcttgattcaaatttttataattttgacACCATTCACACATTCATGCTGTAATGAtcttttcaacaacaaaaacaaaaatttttttctctctgttttcattgtcaatATCGCTATCTATAGATAAACTATAGCATACAGTATCAatacaataatcaatgtggacagatcaatattttttgtttgttttttttgcctaatttgttttttcattttaacaacaataaaattcataaataataatatttacaGCAATTagtaaatttaaataatatcCATAGgactattattatcatcatcttattaATCAACAAgcaattttgatgaaaaaaatatgaatttgaaaacaaaaacaaaaaaaaaaatttcgaaaaactGCTGCTGAAAAAGTATCAATagccatttgatttttctattttttccattcattcaaaaaaacaaatttagaTATCGAAATATagtcaatttatttatatttactATAGTCAGTTATCAATAAAGATGAATTTTATGACGCGCGCCGATCAGAATTCAAGAATGAAATGCTATTGAAAAGAAGATTCTGCGCTTttcaaaattccaaaaaccaaaaaaaaaaaaaaaaattctcatgaGTATGGTTTATTTTCCGACCAATTCCATTCAAATATGGTCGAATGTTTAAAGATAAAGATTAAATTATTCCaactgaaaatgaattggtaattttgtattttttttttttgtatttcaaaaaaattttattctattcaattctttttttttgttgaaaaaactGCCTGAAGTGAAAAATTCGTGCATCGATTTagaggcaaaaaaaaatcacatatttaatcatcatcatttgttttgttaatgtttttgttaatcatttggtggtggttttttttgtcaaattctgtttgttcattttttcgcacatcattcaattgatgatcatcatgatgatgttttcatATTGGATATATTTGTAATTTACATTcgtgaattcaattcaccaTTATGGCAATCAATCATaaagaaatagaaatagatTCAGGTGAGTGTTCAATATCATGATGACATTGTAAAACATTATATCAGTGAAATtgtttaatcatcaaaaattctgttgttgttaatgtcaaacaaatggcaaaattttcattgaaaaaagtctattttatttatttaaaattctatcattaaattcaaaacttttcagttttttttccatcaaaattcatcattggaataaaactttttttttcatctggtAAAGTAAATAGagtgaatttcattttttaccattattttgttattgttatgatTTTTTGAGGCATTAGTAGTCTTTTACGAACCTTTGAATTTATTGCAGAAAATTCAGTCTAAATAAgattgtttgaaatgaaagCAAAATCGTAATTTACCAAGAATTTCGACgagtaga encodes:
- the LOC124495966 gene encoding inactive pancreatic lipase-related protein 1 gives rise to the protein MYKSFICISSVIFIISITYIECNGQNKDEVCYGEFGCFKKAQLSNDIQTANVFGHYPDSPENIDTKFHVFSCRDRYNPTILPYNVTERDLHNINYDPKKRTIFIIHGYVDYYTQFKWMGDLKDLILRAQPCSLNVIAVDWRGGSIHVNYLQSSSNTRLVGAIIAKFIEKMNNVYNTNNDHYTIMGHSLGGQISGFAGKRLRNPKVRLILGLDPAGPAFNDVSEDGRLVPNDAKLVVSIHTNGGKNLLDGLGTLTPSGHYNFFPNGGETQPGCDSVSGIAAPLTKGVYEGGQETVACSHLFVTYKLMKYDELKDDDFESMGYRCKNYEAFEAGRCGTCRDGSDDCKPFGRWFDWWQKQKLSKEWREPIIYYIDTQKDQPLSYFFYQIKLRTGNSFPTFDGRLSMNITGSLRNDFSENILMDRKFEPNKEYTYLHKSKKSLGRIESVDATLTNKVLPNVVAVSIDKAITAIPGINSGLSSSTNSRIIVEEIQFNYMNGYTESKRRSLSSVLKSRNGPVEITGKDITHFTGSRSSNSRNQTNHK
- the LOC124495964 gene encoding pancreatic triacylglycerol lipase; this encodes MYKSFICISSIIFIISITYIECNGQNKDEVCYGEFGCFKKAQLSMDIKAENVFGHYPDTPEKINAKFHVFSCHDRYNPTILPYNVTEKDFHNLNYDPKKRTIFIIHGYVDYYTQFKWMGDLKDLILQAKPCSLNVIAVDWRGGSMHIDYLQSSSNTRLVGAMIAKFIEKMNNVYKTDNDHYTIMGHSLGGQISGFTGKHLRNPKARLILGLDPAGPAFNDVNEDGRLVPDDAKLVVSIHTNGGKNALDGIGTLNPSGHYNFFPNGGETQPGCDFVSGIAAPLTKGAYEGFQMTVACSHLFVVYKLMKYNESKDDDFESMGYRCKNYEAFEAGQCGNCREGSDDCKPFGRWFDWWQTQKLSKEWREPIIYYIDTQKDQPLSYFFYQIKLRTGSSFPTFDGRLSMNITGSLRNDFSENILMDKKFEPNKEYTYLYKSRKSLGRIESADLTLTNKVLPKVVAVSMDKAITAIPEVNSEVTSADLPSLIKSQIVVEEIQFNYLNSYSESKRRSLSSVLRSRNGPVQVTNKDVTHFTKFKSSNNIEIKLIINETHVG